In the Helianthus annuus cultivar XRQ/B chromosome 11, HanXRQr2.0-SUNRISE, whole genome shotgun sequence genome, one interval contains:
- the LOC110890649 gene encoding F-box protein SKIP5: MDGNTPRIRRSSRSTHVNTLDDGCLMHIFSFLSPIPDRYNTALVCHRWLFLACHPRLWLRVDRAVKSLTESGVFPSIEEAVSAARPGDTILIGAGGFHFASNIQINKPLCLIGGGDVPDDTTLVCSRGSDSALECLSTCKLANLTVKAELGCCLLHRSGRLIIEDCNLQCESNPLDYLSYAIITTAGGCEAALSSAAQKNGDSVCVSQTRIKGGAKAVLTSGTLALQRVRAIYAPTSILFWFDVVHQL; the protein is encoded by the exons ATGGACGGAAACACACCGAGGATCCGACGGTCATCTCGTTCTACTCATGTGAACACTCTTGATGATGGTTGTTTGATGCACATCTTCAGCTTCTTATCCCCAATCCCAG ATCGGTATAACACAGCCCTCGTTTGCCACAGATGGCTGTTCTTGGCATGTCACCCTCGCCTATGGTTGAGAGTGGACCGCGCTGTCAAAAGCTTAACGGAATCCGGGGTCTTTCCAAGTATTGaagaagctgtttctgctgcaag GCCAGGGGACACCATATTGATTGGAGCAGGGGGATTCCATTTTGCTTCGAATATTCAAATCAATAAACCATTGTGCTTG ATTGGAGGAGGTGATGTTCCTGATGATACAACACTTGTATGTTCCCGTGGATCAGACAG CGCATTGGAGTGTCTGTCGACTTGCAAATTGGCGAACCTAACAGTAAAGGCGGAGCTGGGGTGCTGCTTGCTTCATAGGAGCGGTAGACTGATCATCGAGGACTGCAATCTGCAATGTGAATCGAACCCCTTAGACTATCTCTCCTATGCTATTATCACCACCGCTGGCGGCTGCGAGGCGGCATTGTCATCCGCTGCACAGAAGAATGGTGACAGTGTGTGTGTTTCTCAAACTCGAATCAAAGGTGGCGCGAAAGCAGTTTTGACTAGCGGAACACTTGCATTGCAACGGGTACGTGCCATATATGCACCGACGTCAATATTATTCTGGTTTGATGTTGTCCACCAGTTATAG
- the LOC110890648 gene encoding uncharacterized protein At3g28850 produces the protein MIGSDDPKSSSSSIFNRSYTIHSTPTDSTKPNPNSSLQRSDSVKNFPDSIKGKVKSLCSIFEARRAPKSKTQTKLKPEKSISSNGPSAIRLAGTEDRVVIYFTSLRGIRRTYEDCYAVRMILKFFRVYIDERDVSMDSAYRNELLNVLRVKQVTLPQVFIKGEYVGGADVIRQLHETGQLAKVLTGVRVRSTGAWQVCDACGDVRFMPCANCSGSKKVLDEDEDRLVRCPDCNENGLVRCPLCSSS, from the coding sequence ATGATCGGTTCCGATGACCCCAAATCATCATCTTCCTCAATCTTCAACCGATCGTACACTATTCACTCTACACCCACCGATTCCACAAAACCTAACCCTAATTCTTCACTACAACGCTCCGATTCCGTCAAGAACTTCCCCGATTCAATCAAAGGCAAAGTCAAGAGCCTATGCAGCATATTCGAAGCTCGTAGGGCACCAAAATCCAAAACGCAAACGAAATTGAAACCAGAAAAGTCAATTTCATCAAACGGACCGTCTGCAATTCGATTAGCTGGAACAGAGGATCGTGTGGTGATCTACTTCACGAGCTTACGTGGAATCCGAAGAACGTACGAAGATTGTTAcgcagtaagaatgattttgaagTTCTTTAGGGTTTATATCGACGAACGAGATGTTTCAATGGACTCTGCGTATAGAAATGAGTTGTTAAACGTGTTGCGTGTGAAGCAAGTTACCTTGCCTCAGGTGTTTATCAAGGGGGAGTATGTTGGTGGTGCTGACGTCATCAGGCAGTTACATGAGACTGGCCAGCTGGCGAAGGTGTTGACCGGGGTTCGGGTTAGGTCAACCGGGGCGTGGCAGGTGTGTGACGCGTGTGGGGATGTTAGGTTCATGCCGTGCGCGAATTGTAGTGGGAGTAAGAAGGTGttagatgaagatgaagatcgGTTGGTGAGGTGTCCTGACTGTAACGAAAACGGGCTGGTTCGTTGCCCTCTATGTTCTTCGTCTTGa